One genomic window of Rubrobacter aplysinae includes the following:
- a CDS encoding NAD(P)/FAD-dependent oxidoreductase, translating to MATVVPISSCLVVGAGISGLLAAHELREAGVEVTVLDKGRGVGGRMATRRFGESGGAVFDHGAQFFTVRGERFGSLVEGWLAEGAVAEWSRGFPTPQQTPEDGHPRYRGSEGMTSIPKHLARTLDVRSGEMVAGVDLRDSGWRVTAESGTGYEADALLITVPAPQALSLAESGGFRLASEDREALAAITYDPCVALMARLDEGESPVPEPGGLQIKSEPLDWISDNHTKGISPEPGLTIHAGPGWSSRHYEDPDEEVTGSLLELAGETLGADLGPRVRETSVARWRYSWVTEPHPEPCLTASSQFPMIFAGDGFGQPKVEGAALSGLAAADRLLGRG from the coding sequence ATGGCTACCGTAGTCCCCATAAGCTCCTGTCTAGTAGTCGGGGCCGGCATCTCGGGCCTGCTGGCGGCGCACGAGCTGCGTGAGGCGGGTGTGGAGGTCACGGTGCTGGACAAGGGCCGGGGCGTCGGCGGGCGGATGGCCACGCGGCGCTTTGGTGAGTCCGGCGGCGCGGTCTTCGACCACGGGGCGCAGTTCTTTACTGTGCGAGGCGAGCGCTTCGGCTCGCTCGTGGAGGGTTGGCTGGCGGAGGGGGCGGTCGCCGAGTGGTCACGCGGCTTCCCGACGCCGCAACAGACGCCGGAGGACGGCCACCCCCGCTACCGGGGCTCCGAGGGGATGACCTCGATCCCGAAGCACCTCGCCCGCACCCTGGACGTGCGCAGCGGGGAGATGGTGGCCGGCGTGGACCTCCGGGACTCCGGCTGGCGGGTTACCGCGGAGTCCGGCACCGGGTACGAGGCCGACGCGCTGCTGATAACCGTGCCCGCGCCGCAGGCTCTGTCATTGGCCGAGTCCGGTGGCTTCCGGCTCGCTTCGGAGGACCGGGAGGCGCTCGCGGCCATCACTTACGACCCATGTGTCGCGCTGATGGCCCGGCTGGACGAGGGAGAAAGCCCGGTGCCCGAGCCCGGGGGATTGCAGATCAAGTCCGAGCCTCTGGACTGGATCTCGGACAACCACACAAAGGGTATCTCCCCCGAGCCCGGCCTCACCATCCACGCCGGTCCGGGCTGGAGCAGCCGGCACTACGAGGACCCGGACGAGGAGGTTACGGGGTCGCTCCTGGAGCTGGCGGGAGAGACGCTCGGGGCGGACCTCGGCCCGCGCGTGCGGGAGACCTCGGTGGCCCGCTGGCGCTATAGCTGGGTCACCGAGCCCCACCCGGAGCCCTGCCTCACGGCCTCCTCCCAGTTCCCAATGATCTTTGCCGGTGACGGCTTCGGGCAGCCCAAGGTCGAGGGCGCGGCGCTCTCCGGCCTAGCCGCCGCTGACCGGCTCCTCGGCCGGGGCTGA
- a CDS encoding deoxyribonuclease IV, with protein sequence MTDTSPKTSPGASHKGSRQATKEFPDGRRNRIGRHLQTSGGLGKTVERARDLGCEAIQIFVSNPQGWALPAERSAAELQAFAAGVRDTGLYPVVAHAKYLINLASKDPEQRERSIQTLADELALAGRTGADLVVVHSGSHGGAGEEEGMKLLAEGLVQARERAGNSADGADGATPAEPVLENSVGAGTQLCYSLDTLGAAARQAGARVCVDTAHAFVAGYDLSTPEAADGVGREMAETLGERVALFHLNDAKNALGSHRDGHMRIGEGMIPTPSWTALFSRMPEVPVTMETPYGTPEVDAEQVRLVKELAGGLPLSTPNV encoded by the coding sequence ATGACCGATACCTCTCCGAAGACTTCCCCAGGCGCCTCGCATAAAGGATCAAGACAAGCTACGAAAGAGTTCCCGGATGGTCGCAGAAACCGTATAGGGCGTCACCTCCAGACCTCGGGCGGGCTGGGCAAGACCGTGGAGCGGGCCCGGGACCTGGGCTGTGAGGCGATCCAGATCTTCGTCTCCAACCCGCAGGGCTGGGCCTTGCCGGCAGAACGCTCCGCCGCAGAGCTGCAGGCGTTCGCCGCCGGGGTGCGGGACACGGGGCTCTACCCGGTCGTCGCCCACGCCAAGTACCTGATAAACCTCGCCTCCAAGGACCCCGAGCAGCGCGAACGCTCGATACAGACCCTGGCGGATGAGCTTGCACTCGCGGGTAGGACCGGCGCGGACCTCGTGGTGGTCCACTCCGGGAGCCACGGCGGCGCCGGTGAGGAGGAGGGGATGAAGCTCCTCGCGGAGGGCCTCGTACAGGCGCGGGAGAGGGCCGGAAATAGCGCGGACGGAGCGGATGGAGCCACTCCCGCGGAGCCCGTGCTGGAGAACTCGGTCGGCGCGGGCACGCAATTGTGTTACTCATTAGATACGCTCGGGGCAGCGGCGCGTCAGGCGGGGGCGAGGGTGTGTGTGGATACCGCCCACGCCTTCGTCGCAGGCTACGATCTCTCGACGCCGGAGGCCGCCGACGGGGTCGGCCGGGAGATGGCCGAGACGCTCGGCGAAAGGGTCGCTCTCTTCCACCTTAACGATGCCAAGAACGCCCTCGGTAGCCACCGGGACGGGCACATGAGGATCGGGGAAGGTATGATCCCGACCCCATCCTGGACGGCGCTGTTCTCGCGGATGCCGGAGGTGCCGGTGACCATGGAGACCCCGTACGGCACGCCGGAGGTGGACGCCGAGCAGGTGCGGCTGGTCAAGGAGCTCGCCGGAGGGTTGCCACTTTCGACTCCAAACGTTTAG
- a CDS encoding rhomboid family intramembrane serine protease — protein sequence MSGLQRLPVTFSLIAASVAVFLGAALLSGSSWASALALQPAGVIQGGGLVPANVAGGDLWRLFTSMFLHAGLIHVAVNMLALYFLGSFAEQTFGAGRFMALYVVSGIAGGVAYLYFGDFTTPAVGASGAIFGILGGVLGFAIRRGTFSMGNPVIRQLVLIAAINLFIGASIPNVSNTAHIGGLVGGFFFGALIANSLYSQKRGAIAAPLLLTLGLEVVLIALWMFSATGAAGL from the coding sequence TTGAGCGGCCTCCAGCGCCTGCCGGTAACGTTCTCGCTCATAGCGGCGTCTGTCGCCGTATTTCTGGGCGCGGCGCTGCTCTCCGGTTCCAGCTGGGCCTCGGCCCTGGCCCTACAGCCCGCGGGGGTGATACAGGGCGGTGGTCTGGTCCCGGCCAACGTCGCCGGGGGTGATCTGTGGCGCCTCTTCACGAGCATGTTCCTGCACGCGGGGCTCATACACGTCGCGGTAAACATGCTGGCTCTGTACTTTCTGGGTTCCTTCGCCGAGCAGACGTTCGGGGCGGGGCGGTTCATGGCGCTGTATGTGGTAAGCGGGATAGCCGGGGGGGTAGCCTACCTGTACTTCGGTGACTTCACCACGCCGGCGGTCGGGGCCTCTGGTGCCATCTTCGGCATCCTCGGCGGCGTCCTGGGGTTTGCGATCCGGCGCGGAACCTTCTCGATGGGCAACCCGGTTATAAGGCAACTGGTCCTCATCGCGGCGATAAACCTGTTTATCGGGGCCTCGATACCGAACGTCTCGAACACGGCCCATATCGGCGGGCTCGTGGGCGGCTTCTTTTTCGGGGCCCTGATCGCCAACAGCCTCTACTCGCAGAAGCGGGGCGCAATAGCCGCTCCACTGCTGCTGACGCTGGGCCTGGAGGTCGTCCTGATCGCGCTGTGGATGTTTAGCGCAACGGGCGCGGCCGGGCTCTAG
- a CDS encoding CPBP family intramembrane glutamic endopeptidase: MLQALFTLIPPLLVGGLAALSHWAKKNIGAEITLFVLLVFSSLLVVAVGGLLLVAGLVGGVPESLVSTTLFLTVAGAVALAGLVGLGLCLPPLWSIVGRMERGFWSEPPVFFALWMFVMVLVLSTVGLVTFVGADQGQLAAGLGGRLSPLDVAVGQLPLVIVAVFGVGLWVRRSPRQVVARLGYGALTAKQLGVCALFVLGALLLSVASDRVFAALQPRLYERVGELSSQLFSTQGMGLVSVLLFGLLLGVGAALGEESLFRGAVQPVLGILPTSLLFAALHVQYGPSVSIVYIVVLAVGLGLLRKKINTSAAFVAHAAYNFLSVVLGHFLGGGF; encoded by the coding sequence ATGCTGCAGGCTCTATTCACCCTGATACCGCCGCTGCTCGTCGGCGGGCTCGCGGCGCTGTCACACTGGGCGAAGAAGAACATTGGCGCGGAGATCACGCTCTTCGTCCTGCTGGTCTTCTCCTCGCTGCTGGTGGTCGCGGTCGGCGGGTTGCTGCTGGTCGCGGGCCTTGTGGGGGGCGTGCCGGAGAGTCTGGTCTCAACCACTCTTTTCCTGACGGTCGCCGGTGCGGTGGCCCTGGCCGGTCTCGTGGGGCTGGGGCTGTGCCTGCCGCCGCTGTGGAGCATCGTCGGGCGCATGGAGCGCGGCTTCTGGTCCGAGCCCCCGGTGTTCTTCGCGCTCTGGATGTTCGTGATGGTGCTGGTGCTCTCCACGGTCGGGCTCGTGACCTTCGTGGGCGCGGATCAGGGCCAGCTCGCCGCCGGGCTCGGGGGACGGCTCTCGCCCCTGGATGTGGCCGTTGGGCAGCTACCCCTGGTCATCGTCGCCGTGTTCGGCGTCGGCCTGTGGGTGCGCCGGAGCCCGAGACAGGTCGTCGCCCGGCTGGGCTACGGTGCTCTGACGGCCAAGCAGCTCGGCGTCTGCGCGCTTTTCGTGCTCGGCGCGCTCCTGCTCTCGGTAGCCTCCGACAGGGTTTTCGCCGCTCTCCAGCCGCGACTCTACGAGCGGGTCGGCGAGCTCTCGTCCCAGCTATTCAGCACCCAGGGGATGGGGCTGGTGTCGGTGCTGTTGTTCGGCCTGTTGCTCGGCGTGGGGGCCGCCCTCGGGGAGGAGTCGCTTTTCCGGGGCGCGGTCCAGCCGGTGCTCGGCATACTGCCCACGAGCCTGCTCTTCGCGGCGCTACACGTCCAGTACGGACCGTCGGTCTCCATCGTATACATAGTGGTGCTCGCGGTCGGGCTCGGGCTGCTCAGGAAGAAGATCAACACCTCGGCCGCGTTCGTGGCGCACGCCGCCTACAACTTCCTGAGCGTCGTGCTGGGCCACTTCCTCGGCGGAGGGTTCTAG
- a CDS encoding metal ABC transporter permease gives MGSLLEALFEPLQFGFMQRGLAASVLVAVICGILGSFVVLKGLAFIGDALAHASFGGVAIAFVLGLNIYLGAFVFALATAFGIGAITRQGRVTSDTAIGVLFSGTFALGILIVSRVENYTTDLFGYLFGDVLSITGADLAAIGLLGVVVLALLAVFYRQLVFAAFDPTVAAASGLRAGALDYLLLALLGATIVTAIQAVGIVMVVAMLVTPAATAYLFSPRFSYMIAASAGIGVVAAGLGIYLSYYLDVASGAAIILVATAIFLVAFAVTGLPRKAPAASSAGES, from the coding sequence GGTTCATGCAGCGCGGGCTCGCGGCGTCGGTGCTGGTGGCCGTGATCTGCGGCATCCTCGGGAGCTTCGTCGTGTTGAAGGGGCTTGCGTTTATCGGGGACGCTCTGGCCCACGCCAGCTTCGGCGGCGTCGCGATAGCGTTCGTGCTCGGGCTGAACATCTATCTCGGGGCGTTCGTCTTCGCGCTGGCGACCGCGTTCGGGATAGGTGCGATCACACGCCAGGGCCGCGTTACCTCGGATACCGCGATAGGCGTGCTGTTCTCGGGCACGTTCGCGCTCGGCATCCTGATCGTCAGCCGGGTTGAGAACTACACGACCGACCTCTTCGGTTACCTCTTCGGCGACGTGCTCTCCATAACCGGGGCCGACCTCGCGGCGATAGGCTTGCTCGGGGTGGTGGTGCTGGCCCTGCTCGCAGTCTTCTACCGCCAGCTGGTCTTCGCCGCCTTCGACCCGACGGTCGCCGCCGCCTCCGGGCTACGCGCCGGGGCGCTCGACTACCTGCTGCTGGCCCTGCTAGGAGCGACCATCGTCACCGCGATACAGGCCGTCGGCATAGTGATGGTCGTCGCCATGCTGGTCACGCCCGCTGCCACGGCGTACCTCTTCTCACCCCGTTTCTCGTACATGATCGCGGCCAGCGCCGGGATAGGAGTGGTCGCGGCCGGGCTCGGGATCTACCTCTCCTACTACCTCGACGTCGCCTCCGGCGCGGCCATAATCCTCGTCGCCACCGCGATATTCCTGGTGGCGTTCGCCGTTACCGGGCTGCCGCGAAAGGCTCCCGCCGCAAGCTCCGCCGGGGAGAGCTAG
- a CDS encoding helix-turn-helix domain-containing protein, translated as MEAVEIRSQALQETPQPRDLLSAIGETLRSVRNERNLTLRQVSEGSHVSVSYLAEIERGEKDPSSRVLESVAAGLDIEVSELLIKISAALEPVPETPVSESIAA; from the coding sequence ATGGAAGCCGTAGAGATTCGCTCACAAGCTTTACAAGAGACCCCACAGCCGAGGGACCTCCTCTCGGCCATAGGCGAGACGTTGCGGAGCGTGCGCAACGAGCGCAACCTCACGCTGCGGCAGGTCTCCGAGGGCTCTCACGTATCCGTCTCGTACCTTGCAGAGATAGAGCGTGGCGAGAAGGACCCCTCCTCCAGGGTGCTGGAGAGCGTGGCCGCCGGCCTCGACATAGAGGTTAGCGAGTTGCTCATAAAGATCTCGGCCGCCCTGGAGCCCGTACCCGAGACGCCGGTCTCCGAGTCCATAGCGGCCTGA